The window CGTAACTTCCTACCATTGCATTacaccttcactttctaccattacattacaccgTTACATTCTACTATTATATTACACCATCACATTCCACTACTACATTCCACCATTATACTACACCATAACTTCTACCGTTACATTACACCGTAacattctaccattacattacacagtcacattctaccattacattacacagtcacattctaccattacattacacagtcacattctaccattacattacaccgTTACATTCTACCATTATATTGCACAGTTACATTACACTGTTAGTTTAATAACCATTACATTACGCATTACACCGTAATATTATACCATTATATTACACCGTTACATTACACCGTTAATTTAATAACCATTACATTACATCGTAATATTATACCATTATATTACACTCCTACATTAATACTCTATCATTACATTATTTTACATTGGGTTTAAGGTTAGGGTTGACTTTTACATAACACAATCACATACCACCATTACATTACAACGTGGACATTCTTCCATTACATTACACCGTAACTTTCTACCATTGCATTACACCTTCACTTTCTACCACTACATTACACCGCTACATTCCACTTTTATATTACACCGACACATTCATGACTACTACATTCCACCGTTATACTACACCTTCACATTCTATCATTACATTACACCGTTACATTCCACTGTTATATTACACCGTCATATTCCACTACTACATTCCACCATTATACTACACCATAACTTCTACCGTTACATTACACCGTAacattctaccattacattacacaGTCACATTATACCATTACATTACACATTCacattctaccattacattacaTCGTTACATTCTATCATTACATTACACCGTTAATTTAAGAACCATTACATTACACATTATACCGTAATATTATACCATTATATTACACTCCTACATTAATACTCTATCATTACATTACATTGGGTTTAAGATTAGGGTTCATTGTTACATTACACCATCACATACCACCATTACATTACAATGTGAACATTCTACCATTACATTATACCGAAACTTCCTACCATTGCATTACACCTTCATtttctaccattacattacaccgTTACATTCCACTGTTATATTTCACTGTCACATTGTACCATTACATTACACTGTCATATTCTACCATTACATTACAGCGTTACATTACATCGTTAAATTCCACATGTAACTTCTATTATTACATTACACGATTACATTTTGTCATTACCTTTCGTCGAGATTAGTATCCTTTTGGCGGGTAACTTTTGGTTGAAAATCTTTGGTTGAATATTCTTGGTGCGAATATTTTTGGAGGGAAATAAATGGCTGGATTTTTTGGTGTCAAAATCCAACAAATTCGATCTATTTATACAACTGCAACCCTCACCATTTACGTCTACTCAATTTGTAATGGTAGGATGAAAAATAACTTTCCTTTTCTTAATTCATAATGATGAACTACTGTGGATGTGGCGAACATGCAATTATCCGAACATCTTGTGTCTCGTAACCAAATTTCTTTTTTCTAAATGTTGTTTTAAACTAATTTATCTTCATTATTGAGGGAAAAAATGAATTGGATCAATGCCGACGACATGTCGTCGGTAAGTTGGGCGGGAATTATTTTCCTGATAAGCgccaaaacataaaaaggaaaaatTAAAAATGGTTGGCATtcccgacgacatgtcgtctggaATGGTTGGCGGGAAATTTTTTTTATGTTTGCCGCCAAGACATAAAAGTGAAAAAGAAATCAGTATATTAATAGCGACGACTTtccgacgacatgtcgtcgggatAGGTCGGTCAACAAAAAACTACGAAAAGTCTGACAAAGAAGTGAATTTTTTGTCGTTTTGAGGTATTAATCCCGACGACACATGTCGTCGGGAAAAGTGTCGTCGGGAATGTTCAATTTTCTTGTAGTGATAATTATTTAAGTATAAAGGATGATAACGGTTTAAGAATAAAATATTTTGCTACGTTTGTTTTTAGAAAAATCTTACAAAAATTAATATAACAAAATTATTTTAAGTCGGATAGAGTATtttttgaaaaaataaaaataaaagtcaaATACATATATACACTCACCACTTATCAcgaatatgtacacatttgttcaTCTCAAGTTTTGAACCCCTAACATAGACGTTAACTGAATGGTCACCGAGATATCTCTAATTCAGTGCCCTTTTGATTGTTTATTGACTATTCAGATTATAAATTTGTAAGACATACATGTACAAAACAAAATAATCAAATTATGATAGAATAAGCAAAACGAATAATCCGAGTACACACAATTATAACATAAAACGATCATACCATGATAACAATGGAATCGGACTTGTGTTTGACACAGTCCCCTTATTCTCCGTCTGTTGTCGAGGTACACCGATCCATAGCAGAGTACTGCCAAACTTGTACACTTTTCTAAAATTTAATCGAAAAGATTAGATCTTTTGTTGAGAATATAAGGAAGCTGAAGTCATTTATGCTTAAGgctataggattattattattattcttattcttaattTTTTTTTGGTTTGAAATATTCAAAGGTTTGTATTTATAATGCATACCAAAATCAATTAAGAAAATGATCATTGTAATTTTGTGAGAATGGTAATAAATTTCCTTGATCGACAAGTGAAAACCTGAATTTCTAGAGTTGAATTCATGTTTCCAAGTCATGCAGACACCCGTTATATCAAAAATTTCTAATTCAAAATTCAAAATCTGCAACCGCCTACTCACGCGTAAGCAAAGGAGTAAAACATATCACACAAGAACTTAACATGGTTTGTAAGGAAACACTTGTATACAACTAACTAAAAAAATTACTTTGGGTGATATGGGATCAGTCTTATTTCCCTTAGTTTGTGCACTAAACAAATAACTTTTAGATCCGAAATCTTATTCACTTTTAAATTTTTTATGGACACATACATCTTAATTCGTTTTAAAGTCTTAGTCAAAGGATTACAAAACCAATtaaatagttattattaatatatatatctctTCATCATGTATTAATTGGCATCTAAAGTTGTTGAAACACAATTTCTAACTTTCCAACCAAATTATTTTATAGATTACCatgattaattttttttatcaGTTCATTGCATTGCATATTTTACTATAATAAAAATGGTAAATTGCTTACTAAGAAACAAAGAATATATAGTAATACGTATCTAAAAAAATGTAATAAACTTAACTTCTATTCGTAATAAAACATTAATGAATGGATATATTTAAAACGAAAATTCGTAAGTGTTGAAATGAAAACACTTATATACAATCACAAATAATTGCTGTACTCTATCTATTAACCAAAGTGTTAAGTTTGTTAACCACATTTACCAAATACACGTGTATGCTAAAAATCAAAGTTCGGTTAATTAATTTCTCTAACTTGAATTGAcagctaataataattaatattttttttatattagtttTGGATCATCCAGATGacttaaccactcacgcgttcatctccaAGAGTTGCATCATCTGCTCTcaactactgccctggaggaaacccggaccaTACCGACGGCATGGCCGGTATAACCCTCCTCCCCGCTGCCCCCGCACCAAACGAAAGGCAACCTtggtggatacttcaggtcagaAATAACATTAAGTACAATATTGCAGTCCAACGAAGTCGAATTCCTGACCTCTCTCGCTAAGAGAGACAGACCACTACCAGCTTATCTAGTTGCTAATAATAATTAACgtaatctctatctctatctccaTCTCAATCTCCTCTCATATAGTTTAAAACAGATCACTTGCTAACACCAACCTTACCTTCCCTCCCCTAATTCTATATTAATTCACCTTTGTCCAAATTCATTAAACATAAAAGATaaagattaaaaatatatatataaacccgTCACCCTTCTTTCATTTCAACACCATTCATATTTCATATCACTCGAAAAATCaagtacaaaattaattaaaacaaccAAAAATGGTGAACTTAGTAGCCATACAACAACCTTTAATCATTTTACTGATGAAACTAGCAGGAGTCCAGACCTATCTAGTCGAAATCGATCCCGGGACCAACATGAACTTTTGGGTTCCAAACGAAACCATCCGAAAACGAAACAATAAAACCAAAGACATCATCACAATTAGCCCGAAACCCGAAAAGCCCGTTGTAGTTTTAATCCACGGGTTCGCAGCGGAGGGCATTGCCACGTGGCAGTTCCAGATTGGTTCACTCTCAAAACACTACTCAGTTTACGTACCCGATTTACTATTTTTTGGTGGATCGTTTTCTGATAATTCTGATCGGTCTCCGAGGTTTCAAGCCGAGTGTTTGGTTAAAGGATTACGAAAACTAGGGATTGAAAAATGTGTGGTGGTTGGGTTTAGTTATGGTGGAATGGTTGCGTTTAAAATGGCGGAATTGTACCCGGAAATGGTTCGGGCTATGGTGAT of the Rutidosis leptorrhynchoides isolate AG116_Rl617_1_P2 chromosome 5, CSIRO_AGI_Rlap_v1, whole genome shotgun sequence genome contains:
- the LOC139850468 gene encoding uncharacterized protein, whose translation is MVNLVAIQQPLIILLMKLAGVQTYLVEIDPGTNMNFWVPNETIRKRNNKTKDIITISPKPEKPVVVLIHGFAAEGIATWQFQIGSLSKHYSVYVPDLLFFGGSFSDNSDRSPRFQAECLVKGLRKLGIEKCVVVGFSYGGMVAFKMAELYPEMVRAMVISGSILAMTDSISETTLTGLGFSSSSELLLPDSVKGLKALLSVATHKKLWFPNRLHKDYLEVMFNNRKERGELLEGLIVSNKDNIIPHFPQRIHLLWGENDQIFKMELAQNMKWQLGDNTTVEGISKAGHLVHIERPCVYTRRLKKFLASLPVDDIEK